The following are from one region of the Noviherbaspirillum sedimenti genome:
- a CDS encoding tyrosine-type recombinase/integrase encodes MATQSSIKIIAHEGGRKHLSPTIGAGERAARVASFQKQLIKGFVFHDDPEAKLIALAITTEALVNLSELKLFLSAVNNVYAIESKHYVSWIAEDRRVDRREICTFTRITIAQCNAGTNWHDALKRFSQKLRQMHYLPRLRSDPDEYLTEFSQDAEAYYFSILPNPLFCHVKRVASIAALPDSAWARYASHRPLASKKVSDELVSTESVESTVLDALYENALPASGSWFIPLLTAATGQVAQLSKHTGRQAVLQALIDLAPQCKVAGPIAALLLGWTWHMTTCGTPQTQSGNPKTVRAYVSSVSGVLYSELAASKTHPLDLEMTELQNIYAKIMTQGVSGTVTRAALHAFHTYLVQVHDFLPLVVPLSETEDPLPRANLFWEHEVSHLRNLLLHSHDNADKRLLQQIRVLFELGHALHFRIGEALHLRLSNICVIEGVIEVEVAPKRNDVGLKTKSSRRKIAVTCPIAAEHLLAWVARRTLEGAMPDEFLFGDPHRAGSLYRVGATRTSINKLLKIVTGDDSAKFHMLRHGISFQMLDVLCNHGPLGEINAIDILSSRLGHASSQTIFSWYFHLPERPLRTAIDRASRRVDLNSADVARWTNIKEATIRKKLQRKTYDKDTHEKDTLHWEILDAYGSTLDSTPVTTRFETTVPPDVFTLATARPLDFNVIENVLRDIADGRPVESVCLRNALPQTTVERIASSAIQVGGPIFLNRSILRALGTDSPVKILMEQFQLGRFPDMNRCSSRKFSQIRKFLLSRSAHQSVAPALVGWSHLWEQGYLCLDNISDFKAIAIFLHHCEISPSSLLVRVSTLDGFALTQRPHPLRAFDNPVFQATADVDQVMNNIFGVLPRIQIVDERSGRPKRYLIITSQSPDLAESASSAASSMAGFHALMLIAMVSQSITESDSSFQQDRE; translated from the coding sequence ATGGCAACGCAATCTTCTATCAAAATAATTGCCCACGAGGGGGGACGCAAGCATTTATCTCCGACAATCGGGGCTGGCGAGCGAGCTGCCAGAGTTGCTTCCTTTCAGAAACAGTTGATAAAAGGCTTCGTATTTCATGATGACCCGGAGGCAAAGCTGATCGCGCTTGCTATAACAACCGAGGCCCTCGTCAATCTATCGGAACTCAAATTATTCTTGAGTGCAGTAAATAACGTATATGCGATTGAAAGCAAGCATTACGTCAGTTGGATAGCCGAAGATCGGCGAGTTGACCGTCGCGAAATTTGCACATTTACAAGGATCACGATAGCGCAATGCAACGCTGGCACTAATTGGCATGATGCATTGAAGCGTTTCAGTCAAAAATTGCGCCAAATGCATTACCTGCCAAGGCTACGCTCAGATCCCGATGAGTATCTAACGGAATTTTCGCAAGATGCGGAGGCTTATTATTTCAGCATCCTTCCCAATCCGCTTTTCTGTCATGTAAAGCGAGTTGCTTCAATCGCCGCACTACCGGACAGTGCATGGGCGAGATATGCATCGCACAGGCCTCTGGCATCGAAGAAAGTATCGGACGAGTTGGTATCTACAGAGAGCGTGGAATCAACTGTTCTCGACGCTTTGTACGAAAACGCACTTCCGGCAAGCGGCTCCTGGTTCATCCCCTTGTTGACTGCCGCAACCGGCCAGGTCGCCCAATTATCGAAACACACGGGGCGACAGGCCGTCCTGCAGGCACTAATTGACCTTGCACCGCAATGCAAGGTCGCCGGTCCGATTGCCGCCCTGCTGCTGGGATGGACCTGGCATATGACAACCTGTGGCACTCCGCAAACCCAGAGCGGGAATCCCAAAACTGTGCGCGCATACGTTTCTTCCGTCTCTGGCGTCTTGTACTCGGAATTAGCTGCGTCCAAAACGCATCCTCTGGATCTTGAAATGACAGAGCTTCAGAATATTTACGCAAAAATCATGACGCAAGGTGTCTCCGGCACCGTCACCAGAGCAGCACTGCACGCGTTTCATACCTATCTAGTGCAGGTGCATGACTTTCTTCCGCTTGTGGTTCCACTTTCTGAAACGGAAGATCCGCTCCCCCGCGCTAATCTGTTTTGGGAGCACGAAGTTTCTCATCTGCGTAATCTGTTATTGCATAGCCATGACAACGCCGACAAACGGCTTCTTCAGCAGATCCGTGTGCTATTCGAATTGGGGCATGCACTGCACTTTCGAATCGGGGAAGCATTGCATTTGAGGCTCTCAAACATCTGCGTGATCGAGGGTGTGATTGAAGTTGAAGTGGCGCCTAAGCGGAACGACGTCGGATTAAAAACAAAAAGCTCCCGCAGGAAAATTGCAGTTACGTGCCCCATCGCAGCGGAACATTTGTTGGCATGGGTGGCACGACGCACACTTGAAGGTGCGATGCCGGACGAATTTCTTTTTGGCGACCCCCATCGTGCCGGCAGTCTTTACCGGGTTGGCGCCACCCGAACAAGCATCAACAAGCTATTAAAAATTGTTACTGGTGATGATTCAGCCAAGTTCCACATGCTACGGCATGGAATTTCATTTCAAATGTTGGATGTTTTATGCAACCACGGCCCACTTGGCGAAATTAACGCAATTGATATCCTGTCGAGCCGCCTCGGACATGCATCTAGTCAAACCATTTTTAGTTGGTATTTCCATCTCCCGGAGCGCCCGCTTCGCACGGCAATTGACCGTGCATCACGCAGAGTGGATCTTAACAGTGCGGATGTTGCCCGCTGGACCAACATTAAAGAAGCGACCATACGCAAAAAGTTGCAACGAAAGACTTATGACAAGGATACTCATGAAAAGGATACGTTACATTGGGAAATACTTGATGCCTATGGCAGCACATTGGATTCAACACCCGTCACGACACGCTTCGAAACCACCGTCCCTCCCGACGTATTCACTCTTGCGACCGCCCGGCCGCTCGACTTCAATGTCATAGAAAATGTTCTGCGCGATATTGCCGACGGACGCCCAGTGGAGTCAGTGTGCCTGCGCAATGCACTTCCTCAAACCACCGTTGAAAGAATAGCCAGTTCGGCGATTCAGGTTGGCGGGCCGATATTCCTCAACCGAAGTATCTTGCGAGCGCTCGGCACAGACAGCCCCGTGAAAATTCTGATGGAACAGTTTCAACTCGGACGATTTCCGGATATGAATCGGTGTAGTAGCAGGAAATTTTCGCAAATCCGAAAATTCCTCCTGAGTCGGTCGGCGCACCAATCGGTTGCCCCCGCCCTCGTAGGGTGGTCACACCTCTGGGAGCAGGGTTACCTCTGTCTGGACAACATTTCAGATTTCAAAGCAATTGCGATTTTTCTGCACCACTGTGAGATTTCGCCATCCAGTCTCTTAGTCCGTGTCAGCACATTGGACGGATTTGCACTAACACAGAGACCTCATCCTCTTCGGGCATTCGACAACCCTGTTTTTCAAGCTACGGCTGATGTCGACCAAGTGATGAATAACATCTTCGGAGTATTGCCCCGCATTCAGATTGTTGATGAGCGCAGCGGTCGTCCGAAACGCTACCTAATTATTACCAGCCAGTCTCCCGATCTGGCCGAAAGTGCTTCGTCCGCGGCGAGCTCAATGGCGGGATTTCATGCACTCATGCTAATCGCAATGGTTTCTCAATCGATTACAGAATCAGATTCATCTTTTCAGCAGGATCGAGAATGA
- a CDS encoding HAD domain-containing protein yields the protein MILFLDFDGALHPEFCNQGEELLCHREKLEMILHDYSQVEIVISSIWRQT from the coding sequence ATGATTCTCTTTCTCGATTTTGACGGCGCGCTACACCCTGAATTTTGTAATCAAGGTGAAGAGCTACTTTGCCATCGAGAAAAGCTCGAGATGATTCTACACGATTACTCTCAGGTCGAGATCGTCATTTCCAGTATCTGGCGGCAGACATGA
- a CDS encoding HAD domain-containing protein, with protein sequence MILFLDFDGVLHPEFYKQGEELFCRRDKLETILRDYPQVEIVISSTWRQTRSLSELQALFSPDIGPRIIGVTPDWRDLPELCDVIGNYPRHVEVEGWLRQANRVWESWVALDDRGYWFRPFLKNLVMCDAATGINDVVEVELRFKLSH encoded by the coding sequence ATGATCCTCTTTCTCGATTTTGATGGCGTGCTGCACCCTGAATTCTATAAGCAAGGTGAAGAGCTATTTTGCCGTCGAGATAAACTCGAGACGATCCTGCGAGATTACCCGCAGGTCGAGATCGTCATTTCCAGTACCTGGCGGCAGACACGATCGCTCTCCGAACTGCAGGCGCTGTTTTCCCCTGATATCGGCCCCCGGATTATCGGAGTGACGCCGGATTGGCGGGATCTGCCTGAGTTGTGTGATGTCATCGGGAATTACCCACGGCACGTGGAGGTGGAAGGGTGGTTGCGGCAGGCTAATCGTGTTTGGGAGAGTTGGGTGGCACTTGATGATCGCGGCTACTGGTTCAGGCCGTTTTTGAAAAATTTGGTGATGTGTGATGCGGCAACGGGCATCAATGATGTCGTTGAGGTTGAATTGAGGTTCAAACTCAGCCATTGA
- a CDS encoding SHOCT domain-containing protein gives MYETGGGIRIGMAIFCAICIAPFAYVILSLGGHGTVFSGLFKLALALLQLYFLYRLICWISSKLKRSDPAPQYTEANPEQSPQSPGNPVSRIEAIEKLVAFKERGLLTQEEFEKEKRKILEN, from the coding sequence ATGTACGAAACCGGTGGTGGGATACGCATTGGAATGGCAATTTTTTGCGCGATCTGTATTGCCCCATTCGCTTACGTGATTCTTTCATTAGGCGGCCATGGAACTGTTTTCAGCGGGCTTTTTAAGCTGGCATTGGCGCTTCTGCAGCTCTATTTTCTGTACCGGCTGATTTGCTGGATCTCCAGCAAGCTCAAGCGGTCCGATCCGGCGCCGCAATATACGGAGGCGAATCCCGAACAGTCGCCACAATCGCCGGGTAATCCGGTTTCGCGAATCGAAGCAATTGAAAAACTGGTTGCGTTCAAGGAGCGAGGATTGTTGACGCAGGAAGAATTCGAGAAGGAAAAAAGAAAAATTCTGGAAAATTAG
- the bioB gene encoding biotin synthase BioB encodes MSSQPITFRQISTPAELRAIAAQQWPVDKVLELFNLPFNDLVFRAQQVHREHFDPQEVELATLLSIKTGGCPEDCGYCPQASRYDTGVTAQKLLELDTVLSAAREAQKHGATRFCMGAAWRGPKDRDLDHVEAMVRGVKNLGLEACATLGMLEDGQAERLAAAGLDYYNHNLDTEPEFYGDIISTRSYENRLDTLDKVRNAGIKVCCGGIVGMGESRRQRAGLIAQVANLDPYPESVPINHLVQVEGTPLHGIDPLDPLEFVRTIAVARITMPKARVRLSAGRREMGEAVQAMCFLVGANSIFYGDKLLTTGNPEADVDRALFEKLGLRSHNSTIRKCAENDSTSR; translated from the coding sequence ATGTCGTCACAACCGATCACATTCCGGCAGATTTCGACTCCCGCCGAACTACGGGCCATCGCCGCACAGCAATGGCCGGTCGACAAGGTGTTGGAGCTGTTCAACCTGCCCTTCAACGATCTGGTGTTCCGTGCGCAACAGGTACATCGCGAACACTTCGATCCGCAGGAAGTTGAACTGGCAACGCTGCTCTCGATCAAGACCGGCGGCTGTCCGGAGGATTGCGGCTACTGTCCGCAAGCCTCACGCTACGATACTGGGGTCACCGCACAAAAACTGCTGGAACTGGACACCGTGCTGTCCGCCGCGCGGGAAGCACAAAAGCATGGCGCCACGCGCTTCTGCATGGGCGCCGCCTGGCGCGGCCCGAAGGACCGCGACCTCGATCATGTGGAGGCCATGGTACGCGGCGTCAAGAACCTTGGGCTAGAAGCGTGCGCCACGCTCGGAATGTTGGAAGACGGCCAGGCCGAGCGCCTCGCCGCCGCAGGACTCGATTACTACAACCATAATCTCGATACTGAACCGGAATTCTACGGCGATATCATCAGCACTCGCAGTTATGAGAATCGCCTTGATACGCTCGACAAGGTGCGCAACGCCGGCATCAAGGTGTGCTGCGGCGGCATCGTCGGCATGGGTGAATCGCGCCGCCAACGCGCCGGATTGATCGCGCAGGTCGCGAACCTCGATCCGTATCCGGAATCTGTGCCGATCAACCACCTGGTGCAGGTGGAAGGCACGCCGTTGCACGGCATCGATCCGCTCGACCCGCTGGAATTCGTGCGCACCATCGCGGTTGCACGCATCACGATGCCGAAAGCGCGCGTGCGCCTGTCGGCCGGCCGCCGTGAAATGGGTGAAGCAGTGCAGGCGATGTGCTTCTTGGTCGGCGCAAATTCGATTTTCTATGGCGACAAGCTGCTGACCACCGGTAACCCGGAGGCCGATGTGGACCGCGCACTATTTGAAAAGCTCGGTCTACGGAGCCACAATTCAACCATCAGAAAGTGCGCGGAAAATGATTCGACATCACGGTGA
- a CDS encoding AAA family ATPase yields MNAPIGYFVTGTGTDTEIGKTLVSSAMLYALVQHGVRVAGMSPLQRARA; encoded by the coding sequence ATGAACGCGCCCATCGGTTATTTCGTCACCGGCACCGGCACCGACACCGAGATCGGCAAGACACTGGTGTCCAGCGCGATGCTGTATGCACTGGTCCAACATGGCGTGCGCGTCGCCGGCATGAGCCCGTTGCAGCGGGCGCGCGCTTAA